A section of the Coprothermobacter sp. genome encodes:
- the rsgA gene encoding ribosome small subunit-dependent GTPase A — protein MTTSEAEEMYLATLGWDDYFSRQFESLERDGLVPARIVEQHKNGYIAYGEQGEWQAEVTGRFLHVLAGLIGFPAVGDWVGLQPLPNEDRALIHALLHRRTQFARKVAGSAIEEQVVAANVDVVFLVTGLDGNFNLRRIERYLTEAWSSGAQPVVVLNKADLCNDVAARVRAVESVAPGAPVHAVSAVLNEGVDVVRSYLIPGRTIAFLGSSGVGKSTIINRLLGEDRQEVQAVSSAVGKGRHTTTSRSLLFYPDGGMIIDTPGMRELQLWASEDNVEQSFTDIELLAGRCRFTNCTHTVEPECAVIAAVDNGSLDKDRYRSYMKLQQEVQRIKLYEELREATREGGDLSRIHGMRRVVRRIRERSQTRRDTTMVRIVDRDG, from the coding sequence ATGACTACATCGGAGGCAGAAGAGATGTATTTGGCAACGCTTGGTTGGGATGACTACTTCTCACGGCAGTTTGAGAGTCTTGAACGCGACGGGCTCGTCCCGGCGCGAATCGTTGAACAGCACAAGAATGGCTACATCGCATATGGAGAGCAGGGAGAATGGCAGGCCGAGGTCACGGGACGATTCCTGCATGTCCTGGCAGGGCTCATCGGCTTCCCTGCCGTCGGTGACTGGGTGGGTCTGCAACCCCTTCCAAACGAAGACCGGGCGCTGATCCACGCTCTCCTGCATCGCAGGACGCAATTTGCAAGGAAGGTCGCAGGCTCGGCCATCGAGGAGCAGGTCGTCGCTGCGAACGTCGACGTCGTGTTTCTTGTGACAGGGCTGGACGGCAACTTCAACCTGAGGCGGATCGAACGCTACTTGACCGAAGCGTGGTCAAGCGGGGCACAACCTGTCGTCGTGCTGAACAAGGCTGACCTGTGCAACGACGTGGCAGCGCGCGTCAGAGCCGTTGAGTCAGTAGCTCCAGGTGCCCCCGTACACGCAGTAAGTGCGGTCCTGAATGAGGGGGTGGACGTTGTCCGGAGCTACCTGATTCCCGGAAGAACGATCGCGTTCCTGGGTTCCTCTGGTGTTGGGAAATCGACCATCATCAACCGCCTGCTTGGCGAGGACCGCCAGGAGGTACAGGCCGTCAGTAGCGCCGTCGGCAAAGGACGGCATACGACGACCAGCAGGTCGCTCCTGTTCTATCCGGACGGCGGCATGATCATCGACACGCCCGGCATGCGGGAACTCCAGTTGTGGGCAAGCGAAGACAACGTCGAGCAGAGCTTCACGGACATCGAACTGCTTGCGGGCAGGTGCAGGTTCACGAACTGCACACACACTGTTGAGCCAGAGTGTGCCGTCATAGCTGCTGTCGACAACGGTTCGCTTGACAAGGACCGATATCGAAGCTACATGAAACTTCAGCAGGAGGTCCAAAGGATCAAGCTGTACGAAGAACTCCGTGAGGCCACCCGGGAAGGAGGAGATCTCAGCAGGATACATGGCATGCGTCGGGTCGTCCGGCGTATACGTGAACGCTCTCAGACTCGCCGGGATACCACCATGGTACGCATCGTGGATAGAGACGGATAG
- a CDS encoding formamidopyrimidine-DNA glycosylase: MPELPEVANLAQQMDQELRGRRVAEVDVVQPKCLNVPPEEFGRLLVHTRVTRVTSRGKWVFVDLEPGATFLLNLGMGGEILFHHKGDPLPGNRQSAVLFDDGSAFSQHFWWFGYVHAIKTTELASHAMTATLGLDPIDDGDFTVDAFERVLVEKKRSAIKTVLMDQKNIAGIGNVYIQDILFAAGLHPLRKTADVTVSERTALYDAIRSQLRNALELGGLAYEKDLYNQPGQFKDFLIGYREGKPCPVCGTTIQKIRTGSTASFICPHCQT; encoded by the coding sequence ATGCCTGAACTTCCCGAAGTGGCAAACCTTGCACAGCAGATGGACCAGGAACTCCGCGGCAGGCGCGTGGCGGAGGTGGACGTCGTCCAGCCAAAGTGTCTGAACGTACCGCCAGAGGAGTTCGGTCGATTGCTCGTTCATACACGGGTGACCCGCGTGACGTCCAGGGGTAAGTGGGTCTTCGTGGACCTCGAGCCGGGAGCGACGTTCCTGCTCAACCTCGGTATGGGTGGAGAGATCCTGTTCCACCACAAAGGGGATCCCCTGCCCGGGAACCGCCAGTCGGCCGTCCTCTTCGATGATGGCAGTGCCTTCAGCCAGCACTTCTGGTGGTTCGGCTACGTCCACGCGATCAAGACCACCGAGCTGGCTTCCCATGCCATGACAGCCACGCTGGGTCTCGACCCCATTGACGACGGCGATTTCACCGTGGACGCGTTCGAAAGGGTGCTGGTAGAAAAGAAGAGGAGCGCAATCAAGACGGTTCTCATGGACCAGAAGAACATCGCGGGAATCGGCAACGTCTACATCCAGGACATCCTGTTCGCCGCCGGACTGCATCCCCTGCGCAAGACCGCCGACGTCACTGTATCCGAGCGCACTGCGCTGTACGACGCAATCCGTTCGCAACTGCGGAACGCGCTCGAGTTGGGTGGCCTGGCATACGAGAAGGACCTGTACAACCAGCCAGGGCAGTTCAAGGACTTCCTGATCGGCTACCGCGAGGGCAAGCCGTGCCCGGTGTGCGGGACAACGATCCAGAAGATCCGGACCGGCAGCACGGCATCGTTCATCTGCCCGCATTGCCAGACGTAG